Genomic window (bacterium):
AACGACCTCGGGATTCGCGTCGGCGCGCGGTACACCGTCCCCGACGACGCGGCCGCCATCGCGGGGGCCGTACGGCGCGGGCTCGGGGAAGCGGCGTTGGTAATCACCACCGGCGGCCTGGGGCCCACCCGGGACGACATCACCCTGGACGCGGTGGCCGCGGAACTCGGCGAAAAGCTGGTCGTGGACCCGGAGCAGGCCCGCCGGGTGCGGGAGGTCTTCGACCGGCGCGCCATCGAGATGCCCGCCATCAACGAGAGCCAGTTCCGCCGCATGGAAGGCGCGGTAATCGTCTACAACCCATCGGGCACGGCTCCGGGGCAGCTCGTTCCAGCCGATTCGGGTCACGTCTGCCTCCTCC
Coding sequences:
- a CDS encoding competence/damage-inducible protein A, whose protein sequence is MRAVIVTIGNEILSGDTLDTNSAFLAQGLNDLGIRVGARYTVPDDAAAIAGAVRRGLGEAALVITTGGLGPTRDDITLDAVAAELGEKLVVDPEQARRVREVFDRRAIEMPAINESQFRRMEGAVIVYNPSGTAPGQLVPADSGHVCLL